The following are encoded together in the Mugil cephalus isolate CIBA_MC_2020 chromosome 18, CIBA_Mcephalus_1.1, whole genome shotgun sequence genome:
- the mybl1 gene encoding myb-related protein A isoform X1: MDNVKSRSNDEDEELLSTDPESKEKSKDKKTLCKVKWSRDEDEKLKKLVDQHGTESWKLIANVFPGRTDGQCQHRWQKVLNPELVKGPWTKEEDQKVIDLVHKYGPKRWSVIAKHLQGRIGKQCRERWHNHLNPEVKKSSWTQEEDRIIYEAHKRLGNRWAEISKLLPGRTDNSIKNHWNSTMRRKVEHEGYLQDGGKTFSSSTSVKRRHNRPCPPAEPQDCDHSPLPMTGPNQMCGYPFDPHSGHMMDSLPENPAFISPSCLDDPDREQRIKELELLLMSAESEVQRQVQCRGSCSLEQYSAWSDAVSDDTLTTSSSSLEEQAERRPWRGPEIPQGPPAQLPVSPSKFLAVEASTVLSTLQTIPEFAETMELIDSMCLALQDPVSWSDVASFDMSETATPPRHNQAGFTTLLQERTVYNPADYQVSTPSAITGHDRNCAPFGVGGVTALTPISSSKPSQASTGKKRRRERGEPSPLGDRTCSSFLENIPNSPKKTPTKSLPFTPSRFCNISDHLNLDNPALTSTPVCGQRCLLNTPLHKETTPKHQKENDGSRTPKFRKTVMIPTPRTPTPFKNALAAQEKMHGPLKMEPQPLAYLEEDIREVLKQETGTDIFNRADIQPDFRAWKHNMEGPARKVRKSLVLDPWGKDNLNVQLFQEQLNDAQLSEESLLTSSSLVTLIPEQEECSRSSTSGKEDSSSGGSIHPHRFTSPQVKKPPPSHKAPKHTPAQVSDWEAVVYGKTEDQLIMTEQARQYLNPYPSSGSTSRALVL; encoded by the exons ATGGACAACGTGAAATCGCGCAG caatgatgaggatgaagagctgCTCTCCACAGATCCGGAAAGTAAAGAgaagagcaaagacaaaaagacactaTGCAAAGTAAAGTGGTCACGAGATGAG gatgaaaaactgaaaaagcttGTTGATCAGCATGGAACCGAGTCCTGGAAATTAATAGCCAACGTTTTCCCA GGGAGGACAGATGGTCAGTGTCAGCACCGCTGGCAGAAGGTGCTCAACCCAGAACTTGTGAAAGGACCCTGGACAAAAGAGGAGGATCAAAAG GTTATTGACCTGGTGCACAAGTATGGCCCCAAGCGTTGGTCTGTGATCGCTAAGCACCTCCAGGGACGGATCGGAAAGCAGTGCCGTGAACGGTGGCACAACCACCTCAACCCAGAGGTGAAGAAGTCGTCATGGACTCAGGAAGAGGATCGGATCATCTACGAGGCTCACAAACGACTTGGCAACCGCTGGGCAGAGATCTCCAAGCTCCTTCCTGGACG GACGGACAACTCCATCAAGAACCACTGGAATTCCACCATGAGGAGGAAGGTGGAGCACGAAGGGTACCTGCAAGATGGCGGCAAGACTTTCTCTTCCTCTACTAGTGTGAAGAGACGCCACAACAGACCATGTCCTCCAGCAGAGCCCCAGGACTGCGACCACAGTCCTTTGCCTATGACAGGACCCAACCAG ATGTGTGGCTATCCATTCGATCCCCACAGTGGACATATGATGGACAGTCTTCCAGAAAATCCAGCCTTCATATCA CCATCCTGCCTGGATGACCCCGACAGAGAGCAAAGAATTAAGGAGCTTGAGCTGCTGCTTATGTCAGCAGAGAGCGAAGTCCAACGTCAAGTGCAGTGCAGAGGTTCATGT AGTTTAGAGCAGTACTCCGCCTGGTCAGACGCTGTTTCCGATGACACATTAACCACGAGTAGCAGCAGCCTGGAGGAACAAGCGGAGCGAAGACCCTGGAGGGGCCCCGAGATCCCACAGGGACCTCCAGCGCAGCTTCCTGTTTCCCCCAGCAAGTTCCTGGCTGTAGAGGCCAGCACTGTGCTCTCCACCCTTCAGACCATACCGGAGTTTGCAGAGACCATGGAGCTCATTGATTCA ATGTGTTTGGCTCTGCAGGACCCCGTTTCATGGAGCGACGTGGCCAGTTTTGACATGTCAGAGACGGCGACGCCACCCAGGCACAACCAGGCCGGCTTCACCACTCTCCTGCAAGAAAGGACAGTTTATAACCCGGCGGACTACCAAGTCAGCACTCCCAGCGCCATCACAGGCCACGACAGGAACTGCGCTCCGTTCGGCGTGGGAGGTGTTACCGCCCTGACGCCAATCAGCTCATCCAAACCCTCCCAGGCGTCCActgggaagaagaggagaagagaaagaggtgaACCGTCTCCTCTGGGCGACAGAACGTGCTCCTCCTTCTTGGAGAATATCCCAAACTCTCCGAAGAAAACGCCCACGAAGTCGCTGCCATTCACCCCGTCGCGA tTCTGCAACATATCAGATCACCTGAATCTGGACAACCCGGCCCTGACGTCGACTCCCGTGTGTGGTCAAAGGTGTCTCCTGAACACTCCCCTCCATAAAGAAACCACACCTAAACACCAGAAAGAAAACGATGG ttccaGGACCCCTAAATTCCGTAAAACCGTCATGATTCCAACCCCGAGGACCCCGACCCCCTTCAAAAACGCTTTGGCCGCCCAAGAGAAAATGCACGGGCCACTGAAGATGGAG CCACAGCCTTTGGCTTATCTGGAGGAAGACATACGGGAAGTCCTGAAGCAGGAGACCGGGACGGACATCTTCAACAGAGCTGATATCCAGCCTGACTTCAGAGCATGGAAACACAAT ATGGAAGGCCCGGCCAGAAAAGTGCGCAAGTCTCTTGTACTTGACCCTTGGGGCAAAGACAACCTCAACGTCCAACTCTTCCAAGAGCAGCTGAACGATGCACAA TTGTCAGAAGAAAGTCTACTGACGAGCTCTTCCCTGGTCACCTTGATCCCTGAGCAAGAGGAGTGTAGCCGCTCTTCGACCTCCGGGAAAGAGGACTCCTCGTCAGGAGGCTCCATTCACCCTCATCGCTTTACTAGCCCCCAGGTGAAGaagcctcctccctcccacaAAGCTCcgaaacacacaccagcacag GTGAGTGATTGGGAAGCAGTGGTTTATGGGAAGACAGAGGACCAGCTGATCATGACAGAACAGGCTCGTCAGTATCTGAATCCCTACCCGTCGTCCGGCTCTACCTCGAGGGCCCTCGTACTTTAA
- the mybl1 gene encoding myb-related protein A isoform X2: MDNVKSRSNDEDEELLSTDPESKEKSKDKKTLCKVKWSRDEDEKLKKLVDQHGTESWKLIANVFPGRTDGQCQHRWQKVLNPELVKGPWTKEEDQKVIDLVHKYGPKRWSVIAKHLQGRIGKQCRERWHNHLNPEVKKSSWTQEEDRIIYEAHKRLGNRWAEISKLLPGRTDNSIKNHWNSTMRRKVEHEGYLQDGGKTFSSSTSVKRRHNRPCPPAEPQDCDHSPLPMTGPNQMCGYPFDPHSGHMMDSLPENPAFISPSCLDDPDREQRIKELELLLMSAESEVQRQVQCRGSCSLEQYSAWSDAVSDDTLTTSSSSLEEQAERRPWRGPEIPQGPPAQLPVSPSKFLAVEASTVLSTLQTIPEFAETMELIDSDPVSWSDVASFDMSETATPPRHNQAGFTTLLQERTVYNPADYQVSTPSAITGHDRNCAPFGVGGVTALTPISSSKPSQASTGKKRRRERGEPSPLGDRTCSSFLENIPNSPKKTPTKSLPFTPSRFCNISDHLNLDNPALTSTPVCGQRCLLNTPLHKETTPKHQKENDGSRTPKFRKTVMIPTPRTPTPFKNALAAQEKMHGPLKMEPQPLAYLEEDIREVLKQETGTDIFNRADIQPDFRAWKHNMEGPARKVRKSLVLDPWGKDNLNVQLFQEQLNDAQLSEESLLTSSSLVTLIPEQEECSRSSTSGKEDSSSGGSIHPHRFTSPQVKKPPPSHKAPKHTPAQVSDWEAVVYGKTEDQLIMTEQARQYLNPYPSSGSTSRALVL, translated from the exons ATGGACAACGTGAAATCGCGCAG caatgatgaggatgaagagctgCTCTCCACAGATCCGGAAAGTAAAGAgaagagcaaagacaaaaagacactaTGCAAAGTAAAGTGGTCACGAGATGAG gatgaaaaactgaaaaagcttGTTGATCAGCATGGAACCGAGTCCTGGAAATTAATAGCCAACGTTTTCCCA GGGAGGACAGATGGTCAGTGTCAGCACCGCTGGCAGAAGGTGCTCAACCCAGAACTTGTGAAAGGACCCTGGACAAAAGAGGAGGATCAAAAG GTTATTGACCTGGTGCACAAGTATGGCCCCAAGCGTTGGTCTGTGATCGCTAAGCACCTCCAGGGACGGATCGGAAAGCAGTGCCGTGAACGGTGGCACAACCACCTCAACCCAGAGGTGAAGAAGTCGTCATGGACTCAGGAAGAGGATCGGATCATCTACGAGGCTCACAAACGACTTGGCAACCGCTGGGCAGAGATCTCCAAGCTCCTTCCTGGACG GACGGACAACTCCATCAAGAACCACTGGAATTCCACCATGAGGAGGAAGGTGGAGCACGAAGGGTACCTGCAAGATGGCGGCAAGACTTTCTCTTCCTCTACTAGTGTGAAGAGACGCCACAACAGACCATGTCCTCCAGCAGAGCCCCAGGACTGCGACCACAGTCCTTTGCCTATGACAGGACCCAACCAG ATGTGTGGCTATCCATTCGATCCCCACAGTGGACATATGATGGACAGTCTTCCAGAAAATCCAGCCTTCATATCA CCATCCTGCCTGGATGACCCCGACAGAGAGCAAAGAATTAAGGAGCTTGAGCTGCTGCTTATGTCAGCAGAGAGCGAAGTCCAACGTCAAGTGCAGTGCAGAGGTTCATGT AGTTTAGAGCAGTACTCCGCCTGGTCAGACGCTGTTTCCGATGACACATTAACCACGAGTAGCAGCAGCCTGGAGGAACAAGCGGAGCGAAGACCCTGGAGGGGCCCCGAGATCCCACAGGGACCTCCAGCGCAGCTTCCTGTTTCCCCCAGCAAGTTCCTGGCTGTAGAGGCCAGCACTGTGCTCTCCACCCTTCAGACCATACCGGAGTTTGCAGAGACCATGGAGCTCATTGATTCA GACCCCGTTTCATGGAGCGACGTGGCCAGTTTTGACATGTCAGAGACGGCGACGCCACCCAGGCACAACCAGGCCGGCTTCACCACTCTCCTGCAAGAAAGGACAGTTTATAACCCGGCGGACTACCAAGTCAGCACTCCCAGCGCCATCACAGGCCACGACAGGAACTGCGCTCCGTTCGGCGTGGGAGGTGTTACCGCCCTGACGCCAATCAGCTCATCCAAACCCTCCCAGGCGTCCActgggaagaagaggagaagagaaagaggtgaACCGTCTCCTCTGGGCGACAGAACGTGCTCCTCCTTCTTGGAGAATATCCCAAACTCTCCGAAGAAAACGCCCACGAAGTCGCTGCCATTCACCCCGTCGCGA tTCTGCAACATATCAGATCACCTGAATCTGGACAACCCGGCCCTGACGTCGACTCCCGTGTGTGGTCAAAGGTGTCTCCTGAACACTCCCCTCCATAAAGAAACCACACCTAAACACCAGAAAGAAAACGATGG ttccaGGACCCCTAAATTCCGTAAAACCGTCATGATTCCAACCCCGAGGACCCCGACCCCCTTCAAAAACGCTTTGGCCGCCCAAGAGAAAATGCACGGGCCACTGAAGATGGAG CCACAGCCTTTGGCTTATCTGGAGGAAGACATACGGGAAGTCCTGAAGCAGGAGACCGGGACGGACATCTTCAACAGAGCTGATATCCAGCCTGACTTCAGAGCATGGAAACACAAT ATGGAAGGCCCGGCCAGAAAAGTGCGCAAGTCTCTTGTACTTGACCCTTGGGGCAAAGACAACCTCAACGTCCAACTCTTCCAAGAGCAGCTGAACGATGCACAA TTGTCAGAAGAAAGTCTACTGACGAGCTCTTCCCTGGTCACCTTGATCCCTGAGCAAGAGGAGTGTAGCCGCTCTTCGACCTCCGGGAAAGAGGACTCCTCGTCAGGAGGCTCCATTCACCCTCATCGCTTTACTAGCCCCCAGGTGAAGaagcctcctccctcccacaAAGCTCcgaaacacacaccagcacag GTGAGTGATTGGGAAGCAGTGGTTTATGGGAAGACAGAGGACCAGCTGATCATGACAGAACAGGCTCGTCAGTATCTGAATCCCTACCCGTCGTCCGGCTCTACCTCGAGGGCCCTCGTACTTTAA
- the mybl1 gene encoding myb-related protein A isoform X3, translated as MDNVKSRSNDEDEELLSTDPESKEKSKDKKTLCKVKWSRDEDEKLKKLVDQHGTESWKLIANVFPGRTDGQCQHRWQKVLNPELVKGPWTKEEDQKVIDLVHKYGPKRWSVIAKHLQGRIGKQCRERWHNHLNPEVKKSSWTQEEDRIIYEAHKRLGNRWAEISKLLPGRTDNSIKNHWNSTMRRKVEHEGYLQDGGKTFSSSTSVKRRHNRPCPPAEPQDCDHSPLPMTGPNQMCGYPFDPHSGHMMDSLPENPAFISSLEQYSAWSDAVSDDTLTTSSSSLEEQAERRPWRGPEIPQGPPAQLPVSPSKFLAVEASTVLSTLQTIPEFAETMELIDSMCLALQDPVSWSDVASFDMSETATPPRHNQAGFTTLLQERTVYNPADYQVSTPSAITGHDRNCAPFGVGGVTALTPISSSKPSQASTGKKRRRERGEPSPLGDRTCSSFLENIPNSPKKTPTKSLPFTPSRFCNISDHLNLDNPALTSTPVCGQRCLLNTPLHKETTPKHQKENDGSRTPKFRKTVMIPTPRTPTPFKNALAAQEKMHGPLKMEPQPLAYLEEDIREVLKQETGTDIFNRADIQPDFRAWKHNMEGPARKVRKSLVLDPWGKDNLNVQLFQEQLNDAQLSEESLLTSSSLVTLIPEQEECSRSSTSGKEDSSSGGSIHPHRFTSPQVKKPPPSHKAPKHTPAQVSDWEAVVYGKTEDQLIMTEQARQYLNPYPSSGSTSRALVL; from the exons ATGGACAACGTGAAATCGCGCAG caatgatgaggatgaagagctgCTCTCCACAGATCCGGAAAGTAAAGAgaagagcaaagacaaaaagacactaTGCAAAGTAAAGTGGTCACGAGATGAG gatgaaaaactgaaaaagcttGTTGATCAGCATGGAACCGAGTCCTGGAAATTAATAGCCAACGTTTTCCCA GGGAGGACAGATGGTCAGTGTCAGCACCGCTGGCAGAAGGTGCTCAACCCAGAACTTGTGAAAGGACCCTGGACAAAAGAGGAGGATCAAAAG GTTATTGACCTGGTGCACAAGTATGGCCCCAAGCGTTGGTCTGTGATCGCTAAGCACCTCCAGGGACGGATCGGAAAGCAGTGCCGTGAACGGTGGCACAACCACCTCAACCCAGAGGTGAAGAAGTCGTCATGGACTCAGGAAGAGGATCGGATCATCTACGAGGCTCACAAACGACTTGGCAACCGCTGGGCAGAGATCTCCAAGCTCCTTCCTGGACG GACGGACAACTCCATCAAGAACCACTGGAATTCCACCATGAGGAGGAAGGTGGAGCACGAAGGGTACCTGCAAGATGGCGGCAAGACTTTCTCTTCCTCTACTAGTGTGAAGAGACGCCACAACAGACCATGTCCTCCAGCAGAGCCCCAGGACTGCGACCACAGTCCTTTGCCTATGACAGGACCCAACCAG ATGTGTGGCTATCCATTCGATCCCCACAGTGGACATATGATGGACAGTCTTCCAGAAAATCCAGCCTTCATATCA AGTTTAGAGCAGTACTCCGCCTGGTCAGACGCTGTTTCCGATGACACATTAACCACGAGTAGCAGCAGCCTGGAGGAACAAGCGGAGCGAAGACCCTGGAGGGGCCCCGAGATCCCACAGGGACCTCCAGCGCAGCTTCCTGTTTCCCCCAGCAAGTTCCTGGCTGTAGAGGCCAGCACTGTGCTCTCCACCCTTCAGACCATACCGGAGTTTGCAGAGACCATGGAGCTCATTGATTCA ATGTGTTTGGCTCTGCAGGACCCCGTTTCATGGAGCGACGTGGCCAGTTTTGACATGTCAGAGACGGCGACGCCACCCAGGCACAACCAGGCCGGCTTCACCACTCTCCTGCAAGAAAGGACAGTTTATAACCCGGCGGACTACCAAGTCAGCACTCCCAGCGCCATCACAGGCCACGACAGGAACTGCGCTCCGTTCGGCGTGGGAGGTGTTACCGCCCTGACGCCAATCAGCTCATCCAAACCCTCCCAGGCGTCCActgggaagaagaggagaagagaaagaggtgaACCGTCTCCTCTGGGCGACAGAACGTGCTCCTCCTTCTTGGAGAATATCCCAAACTCTCCGAAGAAAACGCCCACGAAGTCGCTGCCATTCACCCCGTCGCGA tTCTGCAACATATCAGATCACCTGAATCTGGACAACCCGGCCCTGACGTCGACTCCCGTGTGTGGTCAAAGGTGTCTCCTGAACACTCCCCTCCATAAAGAAACCACACCTAAACACCAGAAAGAAAACGATGG ttccaGGACCCCTAAATTCCGTAAAACCGTCATGATTCCAACCCCGAGGACCCCGACCCCCTTCAAAAACGCTTTGGCCGCCCAAGAGAAAATGCACGGGCCACTGAAGATGGAG CCACAGCCTTTGGCTTATCTGGAGGAAGACATACGGGAAGTCCTGAAGCAGGAGACCGGGACGGACATCTTCAACAGAGCTGATATCCAGCCTGACTTCAGAGCATGGAAACACAAT ATGGAAGGCCCGGCCAGAAAAGTGCGCAAGTCTCTTGTACTTGACCCTTGGGGCAAAGACAACCTCAACGTCCAACTCTTCCAAGAGCAGCTGAACGATGCACAA TTGTCAGAAGAAAGTCTACTGACGAGCTCTTCCCTGGTCACCTTGATCCCTGAGCAAGAGGAGTGTAGCCGCTCTTCGACCTCCGGGAAAGAGGACTCCTCGTCAGGAGGCTCCATTCACCCTCATCGCTTTACTAGCCCCCAGGTGAAGaagcctcctccctcccacaAAGCTCcgaaacacacaccagcacag GTGAGTGATTGGGAAGCAGTGGTTTATGGGAAGACAGAGGACCAGCTGATCATGACAGAACAGGCTCGTCAGTATCTGAATCCCTACCCGTCGTCCGGCTCTACCTCGAGGGCCCTCGTACTTTAA
- the LOC124995743 gene encoding SH3 domain-containing protein 21-like yields MQRIYMHSSEHFEVFTTVLAPQGRYRYRAEAEKMVVVHKYRPHWPDELELRPGDVILVLSKHEEERWFGRLQDGQQGYFPASCVMELGQANLPMKSLRRGLSLRTSAGDNERIRYVNGHILQELRRGSRGGAGGGGLDGGQSEREGPFLVRRPQIPQPQPVASQTQTQTQTQRSPNLLHRILSKCRKKSECRGATNGAFEGD; encoded by the exons ATGCAGCGTATCTACATGCACAGCAGCGAGCACTTTGAAGTCTTCACCACCGTCCTCGCTCCGCAAG GGAGGTATCGATACCGAGCAGAAGCAGAAAAG ATGGTGGTGGTGCACAAATACAGACCCCACTGGCCCGACGAGCTGGAGCTGCGTCCGGGCGACGTCATCCTGGTGCTGTCCAAGcatgaggaggagaggtggtTTGGGCGGCTGCAGGACGGGCAGCAGGGCTATTTCCCCGCCTCGTGTGTGATGGAGCTGGGCCAG GCTAATCTGCCCATGAAGAGCCTGCGACGGGGTTTATCTCTCAGGACCTCAGCCGGAGACAACGAACGCATCAGATatgtaaa TGGACACATTCTGCAGGAGCTCAGGAGGGGGAGCAGGGGAGGAGCAGGCGGTGGAGGACTGGATGGAGGCCAGAGTGAGCGAGAGGGCCCCTTCCTGGTGCGGAGGCCCCAGATCCCTCAGCCTCAGCCTGTGGCctcccagacccagacccagacccagacccagagaTCTCCGAACCTGCTCCACAGGATCTTGTCCAAGTGCCGGAAAAAGAGTGAATGCCGGGGAGCCACTAACGGTGCCTTCGAGGGCGACTAA
- the rrs1 gene encoding ribosome biogenesis regulatory protein homolog, with protein MAACSVEELLAQARQEEEEKLKSISVLKELDLDFDIGNLLACDKNRIESRDFRQKKKEDFLRSLARDNTQLLVNEIWKQPTERVEEVIVAKLPDPKTPLPREKPPPKPRPPTKWEQFAKLKGIQKKKKTNLVWDETAKEWRRRWGYKRANDNTKEWLIEVPETADPNEDQFSKRVKAKKERVAKNEFNRLKNIARAQKVKIPGMGLTPKTQQNQDELSRAVSVAKTSTASLGRFQDSLPKEKAPKNKGKKRKFDPLIGDFSNERQKQLELLKTMGSKKPKLDVTMAVNKQMREEDREEAAAKYKKGAGKRGRKGSMPGKGKGGKGGKGKGGKFGKAGGGGGGGKRRGKPGKH; from the coding sequence ATGGCTGCGTGCAGTGTGGAGGAGCTGTTAGCTCAAGCCCggcaagaagaggaggaaaagctGAAAAGCATCTCCGTCCTGAAGGAGCTGGACCTGGACTTTGATATCGGTAACCTGCTGGCTTGTGACAAAAACCGCATCGAGTCCCGGGACTtcaggcagaagaagaaagaggactTCCTACGGTCGTTAGCGCGTGACAACACGCAGCTTCTCGTTAACGAGATATGGAAACAACCCACGGAGAGGGTCGAGGAGGTGATAGTGGCAAAACTGCCCGACCCAAAGACGCCGCTGCCCAGAGAGAAGCCGCCTCCGAAGCCCAGACCTCCGACAAAGTGGGAGCAGTTCGCCAAACTGAAGGGcatacagaagaagaagaagaccaatCTGGTTTGGGACGAGACGGCGAAGGAGTGGAGGAGGCGCTGGGGCTACAAGAGGGCCAACGATAACACCAAAGAGTGGCTGATCGAGGTGCCGGAGACCGCAGACCCGAATGAGGACCAGTTCTCCAAACGCGTCAAAGCCAAGAAGGAGAGGGTGGCCAAGAACGAGTTCAACCGGCTGAAGAACATCGCCAGGGCGCAGAAAGTGAAAATCCCAGGTATGGGTCTGACCCCCAAAACCCAGCAGAACCAAGATGAGCTGTCCAGAGCCGTGAGCGTGGCCAAGACCTCCACGGCCTCCCTGGGGAGGTTCCAGGACAGCCTCCCCAAAGAGAAGGCCCCCAAGAACAAAGGCAAGAAGAGGAAGTTCGACCCCCTCATCGGAGACTTTTCCAACGAGAGGCAGAAGCAGCTGGAGCTCCTGAAGACCATGGGCAGCAAGAAGCCCAAGCTGGACGTCACCATGGCTGTGAATAAGCagatgagggaggaggacagagaggaggctgCGGCCAAATACAAGAAGGGAGCGGGGAAGAGAGGACGTAAAGGCAGCATGCCGGGCAAGGGCAAGGGTGGCAAGGGTGGCAAAGGTAAAGGAGGGAAATTCGgaaaagctggaggaggaggaggaggagggaagaggagaggaaaaccCGGGAAGCACTGA